CTTGTCAGTGAAGAGAACAAAAGGCATCCAacttccaaagaagagctttgaatgtcctgcTAGAAGcccggagaactattcctgaagactacttaaagaaatgacaagaaagcctgtctaagagagttcaggccgtgttgaagaataaagttgaaCACATCAAATATTCACTTTCAAGCTCAGTAAAACTGTAcaaactctttaaaaaaaaaactttcatagagtattttcatttgtttgcacACTTTGTAAGAAAACATTACACCTATTTtctataaaatatacagaaatgaggcgtggctcaagacttttgacCACCAGTTTACATGTTAAACAGAGTAACATGGGGTGATTTTTCTGGGCAGCCCTATAACTACTGTCAGTCTCTCTGGCTCTGTCTTGGTCTCCATGCTGTCATGAGGGATACACTTGGCTGTTCAGACTCCAGCCTCTTCAGTATGTTCAGCAGCAGCCTGGTAAcctttgtttctcatttgtcCCTGAGCAGCAAACATTCAGTCTTAGAGCTAGGTAGGATCAGCAAATTTAGGTGACAGTGATTTTGTCAGTAGTAATTTCCACCAGACAAAACTAAAAATTGAATGAGAACTGCACCTTTTCCCTTCACTGACCACATGCTGCACTTGCAGACAGTTAAAACTGGAGCTGAAAAAGCCAAGTCGATCCAAACACTCATCCCTCACCACTCCCCACATGTCTCGTCTCATCCACAGTATGAAGTATCCACGGTACTCCTGCCTGATGCTGTCAGACTGGCTCCTCCCTGCCCTTAACACTTCAACTGGAACAATCAAGGATTTACACCCCCTGCTTAACCCTGCCAAGGTCTCAAGTCGGGTAAGGCGACGGTGGTGAGGATCGCTCGATGGCATCCTTTTGTGAGCAACTCCCCCCCCTTACTCCTCAGTATAGCATTACCCTCTTTACATCACCACGACACTAAAATAACAACAGGGCTTTGTCTTAGTAAAGCCCTTTGTTTCAGTAGCCAAACATTTCCATGCACACCCAACACACACATCCAACTTTctgcgcacacacagacactggtGCAGGCATGTTTTGGATTCTACAGGGTCACCAGCTGCACATGCTCGCTATTCTTAAGTGCTCAGATGCACTACCTAACATGGATTTTAAGGAGTATCTGGTATAGTCATCTGTTCAGGCAGTAATTGTGTGATCCTTGAATAGGTAATGACAGTTCACTGCAAATCAGGCTCTATTGAGTCTGTACCATCTTCCCCACAGTGGCATCCAATCTTAGCAAAAACAGCAGAACCATAGCTCTCGTAGctttaaaaatctttattaGACTGACAAGCAAAGATCTAACAAGTGGCTATGGTAAAAACAGGCGTGTGGTTATTAGTATAGAAAATGATaaggaaaaataatttaatcagTCTCAGGTGAAGGTGGGGAATATGCTGTGGATAAAGCAGAAAAAGAGCACGACACTTGATGATGTTTGATGCTGTAAACTTCCCATTTTTACAGGCTGGAAAAGACTATTTGTCAGGATCCTCCCCCTGCTCTTGAGTGAGGACAATACAGAAACAATGGTGGCATAAAAGCTGAGTAAATAGTCCACATTTCCTTCATGCGCAGTGAGTCAGTTTCAAGTCACAGCTGGGTACACAAACTGACTTTCTACTTCTCGAACGCATTTAAATGAAGGTTCACTCCTGGTCCTTCTCCTCTCCATGAGTAATGATGTGAACCAGGTTTTTGTAGTCCAGGTTTCCAGCCACATCCGGGGGGAAGGCAGCAAACATCTGCTCCATCTAAGCAACAGAAAGGCAAACATTAACACCGCACTTTTATCAGATGTTATCCCCCACACAGCCCATAACCCAGTGTGCATAAAAAGGGTGTTAAGATGATTCACTCAGGGTTTTTTTGCATGAAAATGTGTCCGACGTGGACGCAGGTGGTCGTCATCATGACGTTCatccttgtattttttttttcaattcaacTCACCCACACTCACAAAACTGTTATAATGATGATAATTAGCATGGGGTGGGGGACTGCAATGTACCTCTTCAGCTGAGAATCTGTCGGCTTGTGTCGTTAGCATCTGTGTCACGctggagaggagaaaaaaaggaagggaaaaaaacgcTGTAGAGATGACGAGACTTCTTTTCACAAGTGAATGAACTGTACGGGTCACAATGGTTTTTAATCATTGTGGAGCTGAGCTGTGTGAGGATGAATGACTGCAGTCAGACTGAGTCATAAACTGTGAGCGGCAGCTTGCTCACTTGCAATAAATTTGCATATGCAAGCTGATGCTGCGTGACAAGTGTGAGAAGCCACTTACTAGTCCTTCCTCAGGACCCCTTTACCCTCAGGGTCAAAGACTTTAAAAGCATTGAGGATGGTCTCTTCCGGATCGGCACCTGGGAACATCAAAACAGCACTGAGACACATTCGCATCAATGCTGTATTCATGTCTTAGATGTAGTTTTTACTGGCCGGCCAGTTCTTACCTTTGAGCTTCTCGCCGAACATGGTGAGGAAGACGGTGAAGTTGATTGGGCCAGGAGCTTCTTTGAGCATGTCATCGATCTCTTCTTGTTTCACATTCAGACGTCCTGCAGCACCAAAGAGTCAATGTGAACGCACGGCACGAGCGAGGATGAAGGCTTTGAGTGTTTCTTTGACTGGTGTCCACATACCTAAAGCAGCAAAAGTGTCCCTCAGATCGTTCTTGTCGATGAAGCCGTCTCTGTTCTGGTCCATGATGGTGAAGGCCTGAGATCagagcacaggaaaaaaaagccatCCAGAGTCACATCAAacagttttacattttctttttttgggttCTCTAAAATTTTTGGTAGGCCATCTTTATACATGAACACTGTTTAGTATTTATAACGCGTTaccctcccccctccccttgGATTTAGTCTGGCATCCTGGGCATGCCCTGCAGTTCATCTGCAGCCTAATCACTGATGACAAAGTCTGGATGTCTGGGCACCACTGTCCCTCATACCAGCATACCGCAAGCCTTAGTGCTGTCAAGCCAGCAAGCGGGCAAACAGACAGGTGCGCATACTGCCACAATGAACAATGTAAGtggaaagacaaagaaagaaagtggaGACCTTTCTTTGTAATGCTTTatgcagtttattttttaattcagaaATGCCTGAACCTTGGTGAGCCGACTCGCATATTAATACACCCTTTGCAATATTGCTCGGCGGTTCTCTTCCAAAAGGAAATCCGTGAAATAGAAAGTGGTTTCAGCAGCAATCACCTCTTTGAATTCCTGGATCTGGGCCTGCTCAAACATGGAGAACACATTGGAGTTGGCTCCCTCCGCTGCCCTCTTCTTGGCTTTCTTGGGGGCCTTTTTTAGCACAAAGACAGGAGAGGTGAAGCAGAAACTACACGTTTGTTCAGGTAAAACTGCATGTCAGAAGAGATGAATAAATAGGATTGTGCATCCTTGTAAGAAAAAGCAGTTTAAACAGCAAAACAGCTACTGACAAACAATTAAATAAGTTATGTCATCTTTTCATCCCCCCTCAAAAATGCTAAAACTGTGTGCTTTTAAATGATATGGAGGTGAAAAACTGTTATTTTCCTCATCAAAACAATTGCAGCATCCTCAAAGCCATAAGACACACCTCCCAAcaaacactgcacacacacacacacacacactacacagaCTTaccatggctgagcagctggGAGGTCAGACCAACTATGATGCCAGTGAACAATAGGGAGGCTGTGGGTGGCCTTTTGTAGCCCACAGCCCTCCGCTCCAGTGGATGATATTTATAAACTATGCCCTCTTTAGGAAGTGACAGGTAAATGATGCTTCATACAGCATATACAGTATCGCATGCTCACACACTCTCATACATAGCCGCTCACCCTGTGGAGTCCTGATTGGCATTCGACAAAGAGAGTGGAATAACTGGTCTAGAATATCAAGAGCAGACTGAAGGTGAAAGCACTTAATCACTTTAAACAAGACTCCATCCACAGGCGTTGTCTTGTCTGTACGAACTACTGACTGCAATTGTTGTAAGTGAATGAGAGTGCtgtacagtaaaaacaaaagcaagagTGTGATCTGTCAATCTGTTGGTCCGTAGTCTTTCCATAGACAGCATTATTtataaaagcaaaatgaaagGAGAACATTAGACTAGCCTACCTAACTCGACCTCTGTGACACACTGATCTTTATGATAGCCACAGGTTAAAAAATGCAATCAGAAATCATAAGTGATATGATTAGAGGTTTGTGTGGCCGATACTTCTGCCCGCCTCTTTTGCAGTAGCGCTGACAGGCTTGTGAACCTTTAGATTCAAAAAGTATttaagtactgcagagaaataagAACATACTTCTTAAGACATACAGTATAAACTGTATTTACCCAGTGGGAATGAATACAAAACAAGTCAGTTTGAGAATTTGAAATGCCCAAATGATGTAGAACTAAAACCTGAGCTGTGAGAGATTATGTCAGTGTATTAAAGCAAAGTCTTTGGAGATTGAATTCACTGTCTCTTTCTAACTCTGATCTGTGTGCCAATCATTTCTTGCTCTCATCTGATAAAAGGCATGAGAGTGCCTGAAAAGGCACCAGCTCATTAAGTGTAATTTACTGACCTGTCAGGTCTGTGTTAGCGCCAACCTTTCTAACATGCTTCATCACATCATATCTTTGGCTCTGCTTACCTTGGCCAGACAAAGCAGTGCAATACAGCATTGCACAGGGCTCTTACATTAAATCACTTAATTTATTCTATCAAGGTTATTCAAATTGGAGATATTTATGGCAAAATGTCAGATTTTCAGGTCGTTTTTACAGGGTTCTGTGTCCCTACAAATGGTTTGCTTAATTTAATAGATAATGAGAGGAATTAAAAGAAGCCAGAGCATCAAGTGGCATCTTCAGTCTTCTTCACAGGGATTGCGGTATTAAGCTCATGGATGTCAACAGCTCTAGGTGAGACATACTGTGTGAGACACTGGAGACACTGAACACGTCCTTACAATGTGTCTCTCAGCACCATTAACAAGTCATCCCCCATCACTCGGGGCTCCCAGGTCAAGAAAAGTGACAGCGCGTGAAAATGAGCTGAATGAGCAGAGGTTGGGAGGTGACTGGTCTAAATAAACTTAAGCCTCCTCGCACTCGATCGTCTTACTGCTAAATAAATTGCGATGGACGAACCAGCAGCAGATGCCGTCGGTGTCGTCTCGCAGCGTGCACGCAGAGGACACAATTAGACGAGTTATTGTTAACCCAGGACGCAGATgctattgttaaaaaaaaaggcttcttcttcagctcctcTCAGATCAAGCAGCCGCTGCAGCTACTGTGACTGGAATGGCAGGCTGAGTGCTGGGATCAGACACCTATAAATAGACGAAACCTTCTCCAACACAATGGATGTGGACAAATGGCCGTGTCACTGGCCGTCTTGAAACAGAGGGTAAATGCTTCAGATGTGACTGTTTTATGATGCTTATCCACTCAGAGATAAGTTTAAATGTCTTTGTAAAGAGACACGCACAAGCACAACAGAAGGAGGCACAATCAAAGTGAAATGCAATGATTATAATATTTAATACTCTGTGACAAAATCTCTACAGGGAACGCTAATTAAACATTTGTTAGCAGACATCAATATCATATCCAGCGTTACAGCAATATGATTCAAGATCATGTGAGTGAGAATACAAatttaaaagaatataaaaataaaaccaaatacgATGGATAACCCTTTTGTACAGAGTCCTATAGAGAGAAGAAGACATGTGCAATCTAAAGCATTtggtgctttgtttttgttgttgttgaacaTTGAGACCAACGAACCGGCTGTATCTTATTGGCTTTAAAATACATTCAGGAAGATTTTTACCATCTTAAAAATAATCATAGGGGACTTAAAGGCGAAGAAATCCTCCTAGTGAGCGCCTAACTGTTGACAGGCAAACTGGGCAAGTTAAAGTTTGGCATCTCGTTTGTTTACATTcaaaaaattctgctaaaatccACAAAATATTCTATTTCTATACATCAGATCATGATGTACAGAAATACATCCATCTTAGCCATGTGAACCAAATGAGTGTGGATGGACTTTAGCATTTGTTGTGATTGGACTGGATGTTTTAACTTGCCAAGAATgccttaaagaaaagaaaaaaataagagttATATAATATAGTTGTGTGAATTTACTGTGCAAATACATGAGAGTTTAAAGATAGAAAGTGTTATTCAcgtgctttgtttttaaaaatgtagatTAAAAATATAACCCAAATGAGGCAGAAGCAGAAGACAACACCCCGTTTCATTTTCGAGATATATATATCCATGCCATTAACGGAtcagggaaaagaaaaacaaaacaaaaaaaggttttttcttcatcttcacTTTAAACAATTTTGGGTTATATACAACAGCAGGGGACATTGTACAAAAAGAAATGCTCAAGTACTATGTTTAAGCTTCAAACATGatcttttttccctcctgtcGTTTAGGTCAGCACTGAGGTTTTGCCTTTGACAGATGGAAGTGCATACACAAGTTTGAGATACAATCACTCACTTGATAAAGGACGTTTGGACATTAAAAGAATACTCATCGGACATTCAAGAGGACAcactgtcactttttttttttcctttaacaaaAATAGACACGGCTTATCCAGCCTTGAAATTCCTTcttaatatatataaaattatgtCTCGTCTATTTACAGTCAGATAGCGTTCTGAAGATTTAGAAAGGTCCTGCTCCATTGCTGCTGGGGATTGTGGGTAGTGCAGTTTTAGTGTGTGGTTCTACAGAGTGGATTTTTTGGGAGGGATTATATATTAATTAATTTTGATTCAATTTATTCATGCTCCAGCCGAGTCCAGCCAGCATTACTGACCAAGGACCGAGCTGAAAATGATTGTAATTAGCCAATAACGATTGTGTGTTAACATGTGAGCACAGGGCTAGAGCCAGAAGTAATACTCAGTGTCACAACAGGTCATCTGCTACACCTTTGCCCTGATCTGTAGCTACTGTGGACAGCACATGTGGAAATGAGCCACATGTGTTAATGGCATTTTGAATAAAATGACTAAATATATAGGCATCACTTGCTATGGCTGTGCTTATCCATTGTAGTTAATGCTTTCTAGAGTTAAATGAAGCAAGCCAAACCCAGTAGTCTTAACTTGAGAACTCATCTCAGATTTTCTTTGTGGAAGAAGAAATTATATGTAATTACTAATCCCTACTCGGAGTAGAGAACACATGCTCAAATGCATCGCAAAAAACCCTGCTCAGGTGGTTAATATGGCATTTTGTTGACCTTTATTTAAAACTATAACCTGATACTAATGACATCTCTTTATTTATCTGGTGCTCGCTACGTTCTGACAGCTACAGTTGTTTTCCTCCATGGGTTTTTCAGTTTGGATATCAGGCAAAATAGATGTGTGGCAGTGTTTCATCATGAGTTGGTAACATTCTCACTGGTTCTCTGCTACATCTTCTCTCTTTTCAAACATGAACTTCTTCTTCCACAGCGGACATGAGGGTCTTTTGTCCCTCAAACAGATGACTGATCCCACACCTGTAGGGTAAAACCACCAACATGAAGTCAGGTTAACATACAGATAAGCACCATCACTGAGATACTTATACCCATTTGAGGCTTCTTGACTTAGAGTCAAAATGTACACTAACACAAGAGTTAGACTAAGAGTCCACAGCCTTGAAAGCTGGTCTTTCCATTTTAAGTACATCTGAAGTGTCCTGAAAATCCACAGTATAAgccaaaactaaataaatttaaaagacCACATGACCACTGCAAGACTAAAAAGTCTGGGGAGAAATTTATACTCCTTAAAGGTCTGTAACAGTCCATCCTATAGTCAGAGTATTTCACTCAAAACAAGACATCACAACTCACTACTGTCATAAAAGCAGCATGAGTGCATCAGGAACCACTGAATCAACCACCTGAATGGAAACGAAGAAGTTTTGTACTGAACCTTTTATCATACTTCAACAGTTTCCAATGTAtgtcaataaaacacaaaaatattcagCTTATTGCTAACAGTTACATATTAAAGTTAACGTAATGCAGAATTTCTTGACAAACCTTGTTAACAGGGTTTATGGGCGTGCGTCCAGAGCCAGTATGAAGCCTTTGACGCTCTTCAAAACGTCCAGGGGACCTCTCCCTACGAACATCCATCATCCTGCCAGGGGAGCGGTCCATGCGAGGGTCGGCCATGGCCCTGCCTGGGGATCGCTCCAACCGGGGGTCTGCCATGGCTCTACCAGGCGACCCCACTATCCGGCTTTCCAGCATTCTGCCAGGAGACTTCTCTCTCTCCAGTGGACGGCTGGGGGACTTGTCCCGCCGAAACTCTGTGCGAGCCTCTCTGTAACGGTGCGGTGTGCCTGGGTCTCCGTGGaccagaggattggctgccagCCTTTTAGAGATGTGCTCATTGTAGGAAGGAGGACCACGCTTGTTGGGACTGTTGGGAGGAACCAAGGTTAAaataaagggggaaaaaaaaaaaaaaaggaacattgGGCAAATGTTGggcaatgtttttatttgtctcaGTTCATGGACTTAGCTTGGCACTGTGGGACTGTGGTCACTCAGCAGATTTGGTGAGATTGATGGACTTACAATTAAGCTGATTTAATAAGctaatatatacatacacagcactgctactactactaatcAGAACAGACTGATCATATAAATTCAATTTGGTTTCCTAAATAAGAGTGGACTCTGTCACTGACAATTACTGTAGAACAAAGCTTTGACTTGCAAAGCACAGTCAGTAAGCGTCACGATGAGTAACAGACCAGTCATAAAAGGGAAGATGTCAGTCTTTATTCAAAAATTTCCTTTCTACATTTGACACAGaactttaaaaagtaatttagGTAAAATAAAGAATGATGACGACAAAATTTCTTAAAATCTGCTACAGATAAAAAATGAACTCTTCTTCCTGCAAAAGACAAAATGATGGCATTActctcctgttttgttttttttaactagttCAAACATTTAAGCCAAACTTACGACCTATAGGTGCCAACCTATGCCCCTCAGTGCCAGCTAGGCCCAGTGACTCATTAACACCAGTGTACACAGAACAGAAGAGTGCAGTGTGCTTAGAAATCTCCCTCTATGTACATCTCTGACCTACAAACCCGTTTCCAAATATTTGGGATGCTATGTATAAAGGTGATTGGCAGATGGTATTTAATGCTATTTGTGTGTCATTACCTGCGTCCAGAGCCATTACGCTGCAGATCTCCACCGTCTTGGCTTTGGACAAGGTTGCCCTTGCAGCAAATGACCCGAAGTTTGTTCTGATAGGATGAAGCCAGGTATATGGCTCCAGAGGAAATGGCTGGGCCAAGGTAGCGTGGGTTAGGGATATCCAGATGCGCGTATGAGTGAGGActggaaaaagagaagaaaaatcagCCATGGCAGTAATAGAAgatggaaaataaaaagaacttgataaacaatttaaaaaagctAAGAACACTCTTACCCAAGAGCAGCATGTCCCTGAATCTCAATGACGTCCAGAGAGTTAAAGTAGGTCACAAATAGGTAAGGCTCTCTATAGGCTGAAATACAGAAATACAacttgttattttaaaaaacctaAAGATCCTTAAATCAAGAGTGAAGATATGCAGCAAAAGGCCCAGAGTCAGACTCAAACCCAGGCCACTGCATTGAGACTCGCAGGATATGGTCACCTGCTCAACCCAGTGCCCAAAGAAACTACGCTTCTAGTAAACATGCAGATTTACACTTACCAAATGAGAGAGGCAGACGGCTCCATTTGATGTCCTCACTTCTACTTCTGCGGCCATATGCATCCACAAACACACCAAACTCTgcaacaaaaaatacataaacaaaatGAGTTCTTTAAATTTAGCATAGAATATgtaaccaaaaaagaaaaaaatgactttaGAAATGCTTAAGAGATCGCTTGTCAAATACAGATTCTCAGACAAACTGTTCCACAACTTTGTTTATCCACTAATTTGGGGATGTGTATACACATTCAACTGAAAGGGTTTGCGAGCACAAGTAACTGTCTAACCATGGAAACAGAGCAGGTATTCATCCTTCTGTGGAGCCGTGGTGACCTGGATGATAGAGATGGGGAAGCTGTGGGAGGACGCCGCGAAGACAGCTGACGCTAGCGTCACATCGTTTTTATCCAAGAACTCTGCAGAGAGAAATCATTAGTATCATTCAGCTTGTTCAGGTGTGAATGTTGGAACACAACAGAGACAGAAACACCCTTGAGTGGACTTTGTTGGAGCACCATCTGGTAGTAAAGAAACAATAC
This genomic interval from Oreochromis niloticus isolate F11D_XX linkage group LG5, O_niloticus_UMD_NMBU, whole genome shotgun sequence contains the following:
- the myl2a gene encoding myosin regulatory light chain 2a, producing the protein MAPKKAKKRAAEGANSNVFSMFEQAQIQEFKEAFTIMDQNRDGFIDKNDLRDTFAALGRLNVKQEEIDDMLKEAPGPINFTVFLTMFGEKLKGADPEETILNAFKVFDPEGKGVLRKDYVTQMLTTQADRFSAEEMEQMFAAFPPDVAGNLDYKNLVHIITHGEEKDQE